A single window of Bernardetia sp. DNA harbors:
- a CDS encoding alpha/beta hydrolase has translation MKKYILSSLFLFLLFSASAQNKKVFPFGIVEEIESKKLGEKRTLNIYLPQDYHPDSTITYPVIYVLDGSQNEDFPHIAGLVQFMNMYDILPKSIVVGISNLGKSRYRDFTYPSQDKRDLKDLPTSGGSENFINYLENEVIPLIDENYKTNAQKTIIGQSLGGLLASEILFKKPYLFDNYIIVSPSLWWDEQRMINKRDEFLETLSKNVKEQKSKNSDYKKQIFVSLGKEHPVMHKVADKLVDAIKKLEATKNGTIQLFYEPILDQNHATILHLAVYKAFEKFYKKETKE, from the coding sequence ATGAAAAAGTATATTCTCTCATCCTTGTTTCTATTTTTATTATTTTCAGCATCTGCACAAAACAAAAAAGTTTTTCCATTTGGCATAGTTGAAGAAATTGAGTCCAAGAAACTAGGCGAAAAACGAACACTAAATATTTATCTACCACAAGACTATCACCCAGATTCTACAATAACTTATCCTGTTATTTATGTATTAGATGGCTCTCAAAATGAGGATTTTCCACATATTGCAGGGTTAGTTCAGTTTATGAATATGTATGATATTTTGCCCAAATCTATTGTAGTTGGAATCTCTAATTTAGGAAAATCAAGATATAGAGATTTTACCTATCCAAGCCAAGATAAAAGAGATTTGAAAGACCTTCCTACGAGTGGAGGTTCTGAAAATTTTATCAATTACCTAGAAAATGAAGTTATACCTTTGATAGATGAAAATTACAAAACAAACGCTCAAAAAACCATCATAGGACAATCTTTAGGAGGACTTTTAGCCAGCGAAATACTTTTTAAAAAACCCTATTTGTTTGATAATTATATTATTGTTAGTCCTTCACTTTGGTGGGACGAACAAAGAATGATAAATAAGAGAGATGAATTTTTAGAAACCCTTTCTAAAAATGTAAAAGAACAAAAAAGCAAAAATTCTGATTACAAAAAACAGATTTTTGTATCACTAGGAAAAGAGCATCCAGTTATGCACAAAGTTGCCGATAAATTGGTGGATGCTATCAAAAAGCTAGAAGCAACTAAAAATGGAACTATCCAACTTTTTTATGAGCCTATTTTAGACCAAAATCATGCAACCATACTTCATTTAGCTGTTTATAAAGCCTTTGAGAAGTTCTATAAAAAAGAGACAAAGGAGTAA
- a CDS encoding DMT family transporter has translation MKLPQIDKTILVHLALFAVALIYGANYTIAKEVMPTYISPSATILMRVLGATFLFWILVGGKRLVLADNKEKIILLLSAIFGVVVNQLLFFEGLARTTPINAALIMTTTPLLVLVVSAISGGEKFTFLKALGVCLGLLGAGMLISSKSVAGNVEFDFNLGDLFILLNATSYAVYLVIAKPLLKKYSALSISKWMFTLALPFVLPFGFSNLGTTNFQEMPAEIYAGLAYIVLFTTFFAYLLNAWALRSVSSSVVGIYIYLQPVLATFIAVALDKDSLTVTKLIWAACIFLGVFLVSRK, from the coding sequence ATGAAATTACCTCAAATTGACAAGACTATTTTAGTTCATTTGGCTCTCTTTGCTGTGGCTCTGATTTATGGCGCAAATTACACGATTGCAAAAGAAGTAATGCCTACTTATATTTCTCCTTCAGCAACTATCTTGATGCGTGTTTTGGGAGCAACTTTTTTATTTTGGATTTTGGTAGGAGGCAAACGTCTTGTTTTGGCTGATAATAAGGAAAAAATTATTTTGCTTTTGAGTGCTATTTTTGGTGTAGTCGTCAATCAACTTTTATTTTTTGAAGGACTAGCCCGCACCACTCCTATCAATGCCGCTTTGATTATGACTACAACACCCTTGCTAGTTTTGGTAGTTTCGGCAATTAGTGGAGGGGAAAAATTTACATTTTTGAAAGCTCTAGGCGTTTGTCTAGGTCTTTTGGGGGCTGGCATGCTAATTAGTAGCAAGTCGGTAGCAGGAAATGTTGAATTTGATTTCAATTTGGGCGATTTATTTATTTTGCTCAATGCCACTTCATATGCTGTCTATTTGGTAATTGCCAAACCACTTTTGAAGAAATATTCTGCTCTTTCTATTAGTAAATGGATGTTTACGCTTGCCTTGCCTTTTGTTTTACCTTTTGGTTTTTCAAATTTGGGAACTACCAATTTTCAAGAAATGCCAGCCGAAATTTACGCAGGATTGGCTTATATTGTACTCTTTACTACTTTTTTTGCTTATCTCTTGAATGCTTGGGCATTGAGAAGTGTATCTTCTAGTGTAGTCGGAATTTATATTTATCTACAACCTGTTTTGGCTACTTTTATTGCTGTGGCATTAGACAAAGACTCACTGACAGTTACAAAACTTATTTGGGCTGCTTGTATATTTTTAGGCGTTTTTTTAGTGAGTAGAAAATAA
- the rpoN gene encoding RNA polymerase factor sigma-54: MQKLTVKQSLSQKLSPQQIQFIKLLQIPTAELDSRVEEELESNPALEEGREKDKEEDGNDDYDEMDYSETSLDSIQDSSSDVNIDDYLNRDDVAGYKMQGDGNYQEEERDMPISSVSSLTDELTRQLGYLRLDERMHAIGMQLIGSIDDDGYIRRDIDAIVNDLAFIQNIQTDRSEVEKLLRRIQQFDPAGIGARDLQECLLIQLKRLEKNRKEKIEQEKAVENKEEFKVLEDAIHIISMCFEEFKKKHFKKIQRKLNLSEDELRAAMGVILKLNPKPGGSGSGMVKVQYVIPDFTIKYNNGKLDLSLNSRNAPQLHISRNYTNMLESYDKSDKKDKKLKQEVSFVKQKLDAAKWFIDAIKQRQQTLLKTMSAIMEYQREFFLEGEDSKLRPMILKDIANEIGMDISTVSRVANSKSVQTDFGVFPLKYFFSESIQTDSGEDVSSKEVKAILKKLIEDESKRKPYSDDKLEKLLRARGYQIARRTVAKYREQLNIPVARLRKEV; this comes from the coding sequence ATGCAAAAATTAACAGTAAAACAATCACTTAGTCAGAAATTATCTCCTCAACAAATTCAATTTATCAAGCTCCTACAAATTCCGACAGCAGAATTAGATTCAAGAGTAGAGGAAGAGTTGGAAAGCAATCCAGCCTTAGAAGAAGGACGTGAGAAAGACAAAGAAGAAGATGGTAACGACGACTACGATGAAATGGATTACTCTGAAACTTCATTAGATTCTATTCAAGATTCTAGTTCAGACGTAAATATCGACGATTATTTGAATAGAGACGATGTAGCAGGTTATAAAATGCAAGGCGATGGAAACTACCAAGAAGAAGAGCGAGATATGCCGATTTCTTCTGTAAGCTCTCTGACAGATGAACTTACTCGTCAGTTGGGTTATTTGCGTTTGGACGAGCGCATGCACGCCATCGGAATGCAACTTATCGGCAGTATTGACGATGATGGCTACATACGTAGAGATATCGACGCAATTGTTAATGACCTTGCTTTTATACAAAATATTCAGACAGATAGAAGTGAAGTAGAAAAACTTCTACGACGCATTCAGCAATTTGACCCAGCAGGAATTGGAGCAAGGGACTTACAAGAATGTCTATTAATCCAACTCAAAAGACTAGAAAAAAATAGAAAAGAAAAAATAGAGCAAGAAAAAGCAGTAGAAAATAAAGAAGAGTTCAAAGTTTTGGAAGATGCTATTCATATTATTTCTATGTGTTTTGAGGAATTTAAGAAAAAGCATTTTAAAAAGATTCAGAGAAAACTCAACCTTTCAGAAGACGAGTTAAGAGCTGCAATGGGAGTTATTCTAAAACTCAACCCCAAACCAGGTGGTTCGGGTTCTGGGATGGTAAAAGTCCAATATGTAATTCCAGATTTTACTATAAAATATAATAATGGAAAACTTGACTTATCACTCAATTCTAGGAATGCACCTCAGCTTCATATTAGTAGAAACTATACAAATATGTTGGAGAGTTATGATAAGAGTGATAAAAAAGATAAAAAACTAAAGCAAGAAGTTTCTTTTGTAAAGCAAAAATTAGATGCTGCCAAGTGGTTTATTGATGCCATAAAACAACGCCAACAGACACTACTCAAAACAATGAGTGCTATTATGGAATATCAGCGAGAGTTTTTCTTAGAAGGAGAAGACTCTAAACTTCGTCCAATGATTTTGAAAGACATTGCCAACGAAATTGGAATGGATATTTCGACAGTTTCTAGGGTAGCCAATAGTAAATCGGTTCAGACAGACTTTGGAGTTTTTCCATTAAAATACTTCTTCTCTGAAAGTATTCAGACCGATTCGGGTGAAGATGTAAGTAGCAAAGAAGTAAAAGCTATCTTAAAGAAACTCATTGAAGACGAGAGCAAACGCAAACCTTATTCTGATGACAAACTAGAAAAACTCCTTCGTGCTAGAGGCTATCAGATTGCACGCCGTACAGTTGCTAAATACAGAGAACAGTTGAATATTCCAGTAGCAAGGCTTAGAAAAGAAGTCTAG
- a CDS encoding lantibiotic dehydratase — MNYYFLRSPLNPLFTEQEADEQAIFLSSPEFYSVIQEYKKGNVKEEKLEKYQISKTKYDLRSRFRCTPFGAFSGIHAGEMTDTTSSFLHKGVKKYHISLDMSVLSNWVEKLHQISELVELLKLYPNTTLYQQAENFRFIEHYKANNNRRKYAITKVEWDEFLDKIIEFCKGGKQISQIAQMLLAFDITLEETTEFVQELVKEQILVTELDLKVTGTLFEQNLCLQLRELLASYPHLREVDFLKKSEALLLDLSSYYQENKLNNKDLLAFSKRFKELEIPFELTTLFQVDTVLSLEESQLNPRIKTDIAQTVKLLAKAEVFQEQQLLEEFKVAFLQRYEEREVPLMHVLDPENGLGYPLKSQSQNDAAPLLEGMPLRRLKFVNQESKNNKWSSLLRKKFIAALKNEENSIKIEEKDVKSLSAEDNVNKLPLTYSSLVNILAESHDAIDRGEYKIKHVLTSGSSAINLLGRFCHADKNTEKYTLEIAKKEQEITEDKILAEIVHLPESRTGNIIARPKLRDYEIPIGVLPSENSESVYLNDIMVSVTEEKIKLRSKKYNKEILPRMANAHNFSFGEVPVYRFLCDLQAQGTINDLTFNWGELSSEPYLPRVEYKNVILCSAQWKINLKRIGLDKKKSTEEALSILRKYFQDNNIPKQLTFGEGDNILPLFTEKDDNLAVFWQELRKKNEITVEEMLYHSDNLFIKDENGNGYTNEFIVPFENKTKTENLSNVALNKVNEISVQRDFYVGSEWLYFKIYTGVKTAEEILTTIIHPLSEHLIDKEIIQEWFFIRYADPEHHLRVRFKGTGNFYESLISIMYQNLDAYIKNELVWKVQIDTYQREIERYGAKNIANSEYLFFRDSVAISKILSNLKDENLRWKVGMQGVDYLLNDFGLSISQKKTIMEFLSVAFLKEFAIEGSSKIKLLAKKYRDNRKEIETILSNRDTTLYDQIYEERTQTTQPIIAFIKELRKNSELELPLEDLIASYIHMFLNRFFRSNQRKHECMIYYMLHQHYRSCEARQKKKKKTELVLN; from the coding sequence ATGAATTATTATTTTTTACGTTCTCCTCTCAATCCATTATTTACAGAACAAGAAGCTGACGAACAAGCCATATTTTTATCTTCTCCAGAGTTTTATTCTGTAATTCAAGAATATAAAAAAGGAAATGTAAAGGAAGAGAAGTTAGAAAAATATCAAATATCTAAAACAAAATATGATTTGCGTTCTCGTTTTCGTTGTACTCCTTTTGGAGCTTTTTCGGGAATACATGCTGGTGAAATGACTGACACAACAAGTAGTTTTTTGCATAAAGGAGTAAAAAAATACCATATTTCGTTAGATATGTCTGTTCTTTCTAATTGGGTAGAAAAACTACATCAAATTTCTGAACTGGTTGAGCTATTGAAATTATATCCAAATACAACATTATACCAACAAGCTGAAAACTTTAGGTTCATAGAACATTATAAAGCGAACAACAACCGTAGAAAATATGCTATTACAAAAGTAGAGTGGGATGAATTTTTAGACAAAATCATAGAGTTTTGTAAGGGTGGAAAACAAATTAGTCAAATTGCTCAGATGCTCTTAGCATTTGACATTACTTTAGAAGAAACGACAGAGTTTGTGCAAGAATTGGTAAAAGAACAAATATTAGTTACCGAATTAGATTTGAAAGTGACAGGAACTTTATTTGAGCAAAATTTGTGTCTCCAACTCAGAGAGTTACTAGCTTCTTATCCACATTTGAGAGAGGTAGATTTCTTAAAAAAATCAGAGGCTTTATTGTTAGATTTAAGTAGTTATTATCAAGAAAATAAATTAAATAATAAAGATTTATTAGCTTTTTCCAAGAGATTTAAAGAGTTAGAAATACCTTTCGAACTAACTACATTATTTCAAGTAGATACTGTACTTTCTTTAGAAGAATCTCAACTCAACCCAAGAATAAAAACAGACATTGCACAGACTGTGAAATTATTGGCTAAGGCAGAAGTTTTCCAAGAACAACAGCTTTTAGAAGAATTTAAAGTGGCATTTCTGCAACGCTATGAGGAAAGAGAAGTGCCTTTAATGCATGTACTTGACCCTGAAAATGGATTAGGGTATCCATTAAAATCACAATCACAAAATGATGCTGCTCCTTTATTAGAAGGAATGCCATTACGAAGATTAAAATTTGTAAATCAAGAAAGTAAAAATAACAAGTGGAGTTCTTTACTCAGAAAAAAGTTTATTGCTGCACTCAAAAATGAGGAAAATAGTATAAAAATAGAGGAAAAAGATGTGAAATCTCTATCAGCAGAAGATAATGTAAATAAATTACCTCTAACTTATTCATCTTTAGTGAATATTTTGGCAGAATCTCACGATGCGATTGACAGGGGAGAGTATAAAATCAAACATGTACTTACTTCTGGTTCTTCAGCTATAAATCTATTAGGAAGGTTTTGCCATGCTGATAAAAATACAGAAAAATATACCCTAGAAATAGCAAAAAAAGAACAAGAAATAACAGAGGATAAAATTTTGGCTGAGATAGTTCATTTACCTGAATCTCGTACAGGAAATATTATTGCTCGTCCTAAATTACGTGATTACGAAATTCCTATTGGAGTTTTGCCTTCTGAAAATTCTGAATCTGTATATCTGAATGATATTATGGTTTCTGTAACAGAAGAAAAAATAAAATTGCGTTCTAAAAAGTACAACAAAGAGATACTTCCTAGAATGGCGAATGCTCATAATTTTAGTTTTGGAGAAGTTCCTGTATATCGTTTTCTGTGTGATTTGCAAGCACAAGGAACAATCAATGATTTGACTTTTAATTGGGGAGAGCTATCTTCAGAGCCTTATTTGCCTAGAGTGGAGTATAAAAATGTAATACTTTGTTCAGCACAATGGAAAATAAATCTGAAACGTATTGGGTTAGATAAGAAAAAATCAACAGAAGAGGCTTTGTCTATTTTGCGAAAATATTTTCAAGACAATAATATTCCCAAACAGCTTACTTTTGGAGAGGGAGATAATATCTTGCCTTTATTTACAGAAAAAGATGATAATTTAGCTGTTTTTTGGCAAGAGTTACGCAAAAAAAATGAGATTACAGTAGAAGAAATGCTCTACCATTCGGATAATCTATTCATAAAAGATGAAAATGGAAATGGATATACCAATGAGTTTATTGTTCCATTTGAAAATAAGACAAAGACAGAAAACTTATCTAATGTTGCTTTAAATAAGGTTAATGAGATTTCTGTACAAAGAGATTTTTATGTCGGTTCAGAGTGGTTATATTTCAAAATCTACACAGGTGTCAAGACAGCAGAGGAGATTCTGACCACAATTATTCATCCTTTGTCAGAACACTTGATAGATAAAGAAATCATTCAAGAATGGTTTTTTATTCGTTATGCCGACCCAGAGCATCATTTGCGAGTGCGATTTAAAGGGACAGGCAATTTTTATGAAAGTTTGATAAGTATTATGTATCAAAACTTGGATGCTTACATAAAAAATGAGTTGGTATGGAAAGTTCAAATCGATACCTATCAACGTGAAATAGAAAGATATGGAGCTAAAAATATTGCTAATAGTGAATATTTATTTTTCAGAGATAGCGTAGCTATTTCTAAAATACTCTCTAATCTGAAGGATGAAAATCTGCGTTGGAAAGTAGGAATGCAAGGCGTAGATTATTTATTGAATGATTTTGGACTCTCCATAAGTCAGAAAAAAACAATTATGGAGTTTTTATCTGTGGCATTTTTGAAAGAGTTTGCTATTGAAGGTTCTTCAAAGATAAAGTTACTTGCCAAAAAATATAGAGATAATAGAAAAGAAATTGAAACGATACTCAGTAATAGGGATACAACTCTTTATGACCAAATTTATGAAGAAAGAACTCAAACAACACAACCTATAATTGCTTTCATAAAAGAGTTGCGTAAAAATTCAGAACTAGAGTTACCACTTGAAGACTTGATAGCCAGTTATATTCACATGTTTTTGAATAGATTTTTTAGGTCAAATCAAAGAAAACATGAATGTATGATTTATTATATGCTTCATCAACATTATCGCTCTTGTGAGGCTCGTCAGAAGAAGAAAAAAAAGACAGAATTGGTATTAAACTAA
- a CDS encoding lanthionine synthetase LanC family protein, with protein MFKKEDVSIYFDNQSDVFFQNSSLLGNLGSLYLLGNIDASKAEKLLEEFYKEIQNAPFVPSNIYGLSGIGLLLSYLDKVSPSVFASHKSEFIVDFADDIYENALQMAKDVNYDTFEGLVSVLNFFIAAQETQKVHQTLLLLQNTAQKLYDADKLTDLGLAHGICGIIAGLCKGFLFLKDTLEKEKKEQLQTTISTLTEYLLSHSLENNSYCFPMSVGEKYSRLAWCYGDLSVAVALTWVALVLPNNQKIREKLYSVLENAIELADAKRNYLVNSNDATYDLGICHGLAGNCLIFKRINEIFPKKELQTEIKRLEAEIAKVLEKNKFNTKLPIPNQANEIIWQSDFSLLEGLSGVLLLYFDDEIQKGWDSFLLTDFPANF; from the coding sequence ATGTTTAAAAAAGAAGATGTTTCAATATATTTTGATAATCAAAGTGATGTTTTTTTTCAAAATTCTAGCCTTTTAGGAAACTTAGGAAGTCTGTATCTTTTAGGTAATATAGATGCTTCAAAAGCAGAAAAATTATTAGAAGAATTTTACAAAGAAATACAAAATGCTCCTTTTGTGCCTTCAAATATCTATGGACTTTCAGGTATTGGACTTTTGCTCTCTTATTTAGATAAGGTAAGTCCGTCTGTATTTGCTTCTCATAAATCAGAGTTTATAGTAGATTTTGCTGATGATATTTATGAGAATGCTCTTCAAATGGCAAAAGATGTGAATTATGATACATTTGAAGGTCTTGTGTCAGTGCTTAATTTTTTTATTGCAGCTCAAGAAACGCAGAAAGTACATCAAACACTTCTATTGTTACAAAATACGGCTCAAAAGCTCTATGATGCGGACAAACTAACTGATTTAGGTCTAGCACATGGTATTTGTGGAATTATAGCAGGGTTGTGTAAAGGTTTTTTGTTTTTAAAAGATACATTAGAAAAAGAAAAAAAAGAACAACTTCAAACTACGATTTCTACTCTGACAGAGTACCTATTATCACACTCATTAGAAAACAATAGTTATTGTTTTCCAATGAGTGTGGGAGAGAAATATAGTAGATTAGCTTGGTGTTATGGTGATTTGTCAGTAGCTGTTGCTCTAACGTGGGTAGCTTTAGTATTACCTAATAATCAGAAAATAAGGGAAAAACTTTATTCCGTTTTAGAAAACGCTATTGAATTGGCAGATGCTAAGAGAAACTATTTGGTCAATTCAAATGATGCTACTTATGATTTAGGAATCTGTCATGGGTTGGCAGGAAATTGCTTGATTTTTAAGAGAATCAATGAGATTTTTCCAAAAAAAGAATTACAAACTGAAATAAAAAGACTTGAAGCTGAAATAGCTAAGGTTTTAGAAAAAAATAAATTTAATACCAAATTACCTATTCCTAATCAAGCCAATGAAATTATTTGGCAAAGTGATTTCTCTCTTTTAGAAGGACTTTCTGGTGTTCTTCTTTTATATTTTGATGATGAAATACAAAAAGGTTGGGATAGTTTTCTCCTAACAGATTTTCCTGCTAATTTTTAG
- a CDS encoding LLM class flavin-dependent oxidoreductase codes for MKLGILDLGLISLDTKETSADVLNNTFSAVQLAEELGFERYWLAEHHAPDTAWRNTDLMVAMAAGFTDKIKVGSAGVIVSVNNPYRVANNFRLASALYSDRIELGLARGSVTETYAKHLLDIDIDTVDLEKKYEDLILFSRNQHSQVPVPPYGTKSPTLWALSSGAGGMANAITHNLDYCISLFHGNEWNKELADAIKKFRDVFYERNERIPNVVIACAGVCSDTNENAELKLNNFLGNGSTWKPNITGSPEKFHEEFEKLTKDSGVENFVFCDLSHASLKEENLHHLSKLIEKEVYV; via the coding sequence ATGAAACTAGGGATTCTTGATTTAGGACTTATTTCACTAGATACAAAAGAAACTTCTGCTGATGTGCTGAATAACACGTTTTCTGCTGTACAGCTTGCAGAAGAATTAGGTTTTGAAAGATATTGGTTAGCTGAACATCATGCTCCTGATACAGCTTGGAGAAATACAGACTTAATGGTGGCAATGGCTGCAGGCTTTACAGATAAAATAAAAGTTGGTTCGGCTGGTGTGATTGTATCGGTAAACAATCCGTATAGAGTAGCAAATAATTTTCGTTTGGCTTCTGCTTTATATAGTGATAGAATCGAATTAGGATTGGCACGAGGTTCTGTTACAGAAACGTATGCTAAACATTTGCTAGATATTGATATCGATACTGTAGATTTGGAAAAAAAATATGAAGATTTGATACTTTTCTCACGAAATCAGCATTCTCAAGTACCTGTACCTCCTTATGGAACAAAAAGCCCAACTCTTTGGGCATTAAGCAGTGGAGCTGGAGGAATGGCAAATGCTATTACACACAATTTAGATTATTGCATTTCATTATTTCATGGAAATGAGTGGAATAAAGAATTAGCAGATGCTATTAAGAAATTTAGAGATGTTTTTTATGAAAGAAATGAACGTATTCCTAATGTGGTTATTGCTTGTGCAGGAGTTTGTAGTGATACAAATGAAAATGCAGAATTAAAATTAAATAATTTCTTAGGTAATGGCTCTACATGGAAGCCCAATATTACAGGCTCGCCTGAAAAATTTCATGAAGAATTTGAAAAATTGACGAAAGATTCTGGAGTAGAAAACTTTGTATTTTGTGATTTGTCGCATGCTTCTTTAAAAGAAGAAAATTTGCACCACTTAAGTAAACTAATAGAAAAAGAAGTATATGTTTAA
- a CDS encoding erythromycin esterase family protein: MCSYKKIAFLIIISFFLIIRTSKAQLHQVISDNLSEQVEILALGDPNHYEGTINTHRIGLIKELVKNKKFRVIAFESNTFEMYHSYKKFKQSKNPTDLFNGMYANFKCQELVELFDFVEEQNKKGDSIIIAGFDTNYSGSKTMEYLLLSLEKYLKNKNILSIEEKKEYFNNLEKSSIVNLRVLFMNGDKVISELIPPTKKIIAALEAAQNKTQDERFLRQQLRNILQLRENRNDEEAMSFWNRRDYYMIDNIEFLKKEYPNQKIILWGASGHFLKDAKKVNIPFFQNEKLVIIGQRLKEKYKEKYFLISYSALSGKRKVAFGNAKIDTPKENTLEYIALQKSIEEKTTFYLMNFSSQLDIPPTKQKEKINSRILGHSDTEMEIQEVCDAVIFLDNCQPYTKFKEK, encoded by the coding sequence ATGTGTAGTTATAAAAAAATAGCCTTTTTAATCATTATTAGTTTTTTCTTAATTATTAGAACAAGTAAGGCTCAATTACATCAGGTAATCTCTGATAATCTTAGTGAACAAGTTGAAATATTAGCATTAGGTGACCCAAATCATTATGAAGGAACTATAAATACGCACCGTATAGGCTTGATAAAAGAGTTGGTTAAGAATAAAAAATTTAGAGTGATTGCATTCGAATCCAATACATTTGAAATGTATCATTCTTATAAGAAATTCAAGCAATCAAAAAATCCCACAGACTTATTTAATGGGATGTATGCAAATTTTAAGTGCCAAGAGTTAGTTGAGTTATTTGATTTTGTAGAAGAACAAAATAAAAAAGGAGATTCTATTATAATTGCAGGTTTTGATACTAATTATTCAGGTAGCAAGACAATGGAGTATCTTCTTCTTTCTCTTGAGAAATACCTCAAAAATAAAAATATTTTATCCATAGAAGAGAAAAAAGAATATTTTAATAATTTAGAAAAATCATCTATTGTCAACTTAAGAGTTTTATTTATGAATGGAGATAAGGTTATTTCTGAACTTATTCCTCCAACAAAAAAAATAATAGCTGCTTTAGAAGCAGCACAAAATAAAACACAAGATGAAAGATTTTTAAGACAACAGTTACGAAATATCCTTCAACTAAGAGAAAACAGAAATGATGAAGAAGCAATGAGTTTTTGGAATAGAAGAGACTATTATATGATTGATAATATTGAGTTTCTTAAAAAAGAATATCCAAACCAAAAAATAATTTTGTGGGGCGCTTCTGGACATTTTTTGAAAGATGCTAAAAAAGTAAATATTCCCTTTTTTCAAAATGAAAAACTTGTTATCATCGGACAAAGATTGAAAGAAAAATATAAAGAAAAATACTTTCTTATCAGCTATTCAGCTTTATCTGGAAAACGAAAAGTAGCCTTTGGAAATGCTAAAATTGATACGCCAAAAGAAAATACACTTGAATACATAGCTCTTCAGAAAAGTATAGAAGAAAAAACTACATTCTATCTAATGAATTTCTCTTCACAACTTGATATTCCTCCAACAAAACAAAAAGAAAAAATTAATTCTAGAATACTTGGGCATTCTGATACAGAAATGGAAATACAAGAAGTTTGTGATGCTGTAATATTCTTAGACAACTGCCAACCTTACACGAAATTTAAAGAAAAATAA
- a CDS encoding class I lanthipeptide: MKNKLKLKKEKIIFLTDEQQASVNGGAELALTGSRFLSCGSRSKCTYSCKGIICIPL, encoded by the coding sequence ATGAAAAATAAATTAAAATTAAAAAAAGAAAAAATTATTTTTTTGACAGATGAACAACAAGCATCTGTAAATGGTGGAGCTGAGTTAGCTTTGACGGGAAGTCGTTTTCTTAGTTGTGGTTCTAGAAGCAAATGTACTTACTCGTGCAAAGGAATTATTTGTATTCCTTTATAA
- a CDS encoding class I lanthipeptide, whose amino-acid sequence MKNKLKLKKEKIVVLTDEQQASVNGGAELALTGSRLIVCGSKKKCSASCKGLVCIPL is encoded by the coding sequence ATGAAAAACAAATTGAAATTGAAAAAAGAAAAAATCGTTGTTTTGACAGACGAACAACAAGCATCTGTAAACGGTGGAGCTGAATTAGCTTTGACAGGAAGTCGTTTAATCGTTTGTGGTTCTAAGAAAAAATGTAGTGCTTCATGTAAAGGTCTTGTTTGTATTCCTTTATAA